In a genomic window of Helianthus annuus cultivar XRQ/B chromosome 10, HanXRQr2.0-SUNRISE, whole genome shotgun sequence:
- the LOC110880836 gene encoding uncharacterized protein LOC110880836, protein MVLLKVSPWKGVARFGKRGKLNPQYIGPLKILEKIGTVAYKLELSKELNGVHDTFHVSNLKKSPTQETVINPADEVHIDDKLRFTEEPVEVMDWKVQKTRRSGIKLVKVRWNSKHGPEYTWECEDQFKAKYPHLFEEAHVRDNSA, encoded by the coding sequence ATGGTTCtgttgaaagtctcgccttggaagggtgtagcaaGGTtcgggaaacgtggaaagttgaatccacaATATATTGGTCCATTAAAGATTTTGGAGAAAATTGGTACCGTTGCGTACAAGTTAGAGTTATCGAAGGAACTAAATGgtgtacatgatacgttccatgtgtcaaaccttaAAAAGAGTCCAACCCAGGAAACTGTTATCAACCCTGCGGATgaagttcatattgacgacaAGCTCCGATTCACAGAAGAACCTGTAGAAGTGATGGACTGGAAGGTCCAGAAAACAAGGAGAAGTGGTATAAAACTAGTTAaggtacgttggaactctaaacaCGGGCCCGAGTATACTTGGGAATGTGAGGACCAGTTCAAAGCCAAGTACCCCCACTTGTTCGAGGAAGCTCATGTGAGAGATAACTCAGcatga